DNA from Serinibacter salmoneus:
CAAGCCCATCCGTGTCATCAGCAGGCCCTTGGCGCGGTCCACGCGCTTGCGGGTCTCGAAGCGGTCCGCGAGGTCCGCGACCTCGTCCTCCAGGGCCAGGATCTCGGAGTGACGGTGCAGGGCGATCTCGATCGCCGGGAGCAGGTCCGCCTGGGTGAACGGCTTCACCACGTAGGCCATCGCGCCGGCATCCCGCGCCCGCTCCACCAACTCGGTCTGGGAGAACGCCGTGAGCAGCACCACGGGCGCGATCCGGTCGCGCCCGATCTGCTCCGCCGCGCTGATGCCGTCCAGGACGGGCATCTTGACGTCCATCACCACGAGGTCCGGCTTCAGTTCGGTCGCGAGCTTCACCGCGCTCTCGCCGTCACCCGCCTCGCCCACGACGTCGAACCCGGCATCGGCGAGCGTCTCCACGACGTCCATCCGGATCAGGGCCTCGTCCTCGGCGACCACCACGCGGCGGCCCTTGCCGATGCCGACGTTCTCGGCGCTGCTCTCGTCCTTCGCGTCCTTCTCGGACGGATTCTTCGATTCCGTGCTCACCCCGGTAGCCTATACGTCCGGAGGGCCCCGGTAGCCCAACTGGCAGAGGCAGTCGGCTCAAACCCGGCACAGTGAGGGTTCGAATCCCTCCCGGGGCACAACGAGAAGCGGCCGGTACCCGATCGGGTACCGGCCGCTTCGTCAGTCCTGGTCTCAGCCCGCGGGCGCCGGGGTCGGCTGGTGACGATCGGTGTCGTCACCGATCGTGTGCACCTGCACGAGGTTCGTGGTGCCGGCGCGGCCGACAGGTGCACCGGAGACCACCACGACGCGGTCGCCCGGGACGGCGAGGTCGCGGCCCTGCAGGGACCGGTCGACCTCGGCCACCATCGCGTCGGTGTGCGGCACGGTGGGCGTCACGATGCTCTGCACGCCCCAACTGAGGGCGAGACGACGGCGCGTGCGCGGGTCGGGTGTGAAGGCGATCAGCGGGAGCTCGGAGCGCAGGCGCGACATCCGGCGAGCCGAGTCACCCGACTGGGTGAAGGTCACGAGGTACTTGGCGGCGAGGGTCTTGCCGATCTCGTTCGCCGCCGCCGTGATGACGCCACCGCGGGTGTGCGGCGTCCATGCGAAGGAGGCGATGCGCTCCATGCCGTGCTTCTCGGTGGCCTCGATGATCTTCGCCATCGTGCGCACGCACTCGATCGGGAAGTCGCCCACGGAGGTCTCGCCGGAGAGCATGACCGCATCCGCGCCGTCGAGCACCGCATTGGCGCAGTCGGAGGTCTCCGCGCGCGTGGGGCGCGGGGAGTGGATCATGGACTCCAGCACCTGGGTGGCCACGATCACCGGCTTGGCGTTGCGGCGCGCCAGCGCGATGGCCTCCTTCTGCACGAGCGGCACCCGCTCGAGCGGCAACTCCACGCCCAGGTCGCCGCGGGCGACCATGATGCCGTCGAACGCATCGACGATCTCGGCGAGGTTCTCCACGGCCTGCGGCTTCTCGACCTTGGCGATCACGGGGGCCTTGTAGCCCTCCTCGGCCATGATCGCGGCGACGTCGTCGTAGTCCTTCGCCGAACGCACGAAGGACAGCGCGATGAAGTCCGCCTTGAGGCCGAGCGCCCAGCGCAGGTCCGAGACGTCCTTCTCGCTCATCGCCGGCACGGAGACCGCGACGCCCGGCAGGTTGATGCCCTTGTTGTTCGAGACCGGGCCGGGGACCTCGACCGTGGTCACCACGTCGGTCTCGGTGACCTCGGTGACACGCACCGAGACCTTCCCGTCGTCGATCAGGAGGACGTCCCCGGGTGTGCAGTCACCCGGAAGTCCCTTGTAGGTGGTGCCGACGATCTCCTTGGTGCCGGGCACGTCGCGGACCGTGATGGTGAAGGTGTCACCCACAGCGAGCTCGTGACCGCCCTCGACGAACCGCTCCAGGCGGATCTTCGGGCCCTGCAGGTCCACGAGGATCGCGACGGCGCGGCCGGCGCGCTCGGCGGCGTCCCGGACCCGCTCGATCACCTCGGCGTGCTCCTGGGAGGAACCGTGGCTGCGGTTGATGCGGGCGACATCCATGCCGGCGTCGACCAGCTCCTGGATCTTCTCGGTGGACGCGGTCGCCGGACCGAGGGTGCAGACAATCTTTGCTCTACGCATGTGCTTCAGCCTAATGGGATGGGTAACGGGGCCGACGGCCGGAAGTCCCGACCGTCGCATGAACACCAGGGAACGAGTGTGAGACGTCGTCTCAGACCGTGAAACCCTGGTCGGCAGGGCGGACCGGCACCGGCAGGTCGGTCGCACCCGTGAGGTAGCGGTCGACCTCGGCGGCCGCGGCGCGGCCCTCCGCGATCGCCCACACGATGAGGGACTGGCCGCGCCCGGCATCACCCGCGACGTAGACGCCGGGCACCGCAGTCGCGTAACTCTCCTCGCGCGCCAGCGAACCCCGCTTGCCCACCTCGAGACCGAGCTGGGAGGTCAGGGTCGTGGTCTCCGGGCCGGAGAATCCCATCGCGATCAGGACCAGATCCGCCGGCAGGTCGCGTTCCGTCCCCGGCTTGGGCACGCGGCGGCCGTCCGCGAGGTACTCCGTCTCGGCGACCGAGATCGATCGCACCGCGCCGTGCTGACCGTGCAGGTGCACGGTGGAGGCGAGGAACTCCCGCGACCCGCCCTCCTCGTGGGAACTGGAGATCTCCAGCACCTTCGGCGTGGTGGGCCACGGCTGGTCCTCGGGACGGTCCAGCGGGGGTTGGTACCCGATCGCGAGCGTGGTCACGGAGGCCGCGCCCTGCCGCAGAGCCGTGCCGAGGCAGTCCGAGCCGGTGTCGCCACCACCGATGATGATGACGTGCTTGCCCTCGGCGTGGATCTGGTCGGGGACCTCGCGACCGGCAACCACCTCGTTCGCCTGGTGCAGGTAGGTCATGGCCTCCACGACCCCGTCGAGGTCGGCACCCTCCACCCGCAGCGGGCGCGCCACGGAGGCCCCGGTCGCGACGATGACGGCGTCGAACCGGGTGCGCAGTTCGTCCCAGGTCATGTCCTCGCCGATCCGCACGCCGGTGCGGAAGCGGGTGCCCTCCGCCTCCATCTGCGCGATGCGTCGATCGATGTGCCGCTTCTCGAGTTTGAAGTCCGGCACCCCGTAGCGCAGCAGGCCACCGACGGCGTCGTCCTTCTCATACACCACCACGGTGTGACCGGCGCGGGTGAGTTGCTGGGCCGCGGCGAGCCCGGCGGGGCCGGATCCCACCACCGCGATCGTCGAACTCGTCAGGCGCTCGGGGATCACCGGCTGCACGTAACCGCGATCGAAGGCCTCGTCGATGATCGAGACCTCGATGTTCTTGATGGTCACCGCCGGCTGGTTGATGCCGAGGACGCAACTGCTCTCACACGGGGCGGGGCAGATCCGTCCGGTGAACTCGGGGAAGTTGTTGGTGGCGTGCAGCCGTTCGCTGGCCTCGTGCCACTGATCTCGCCACACCAGGTCGTTCCACTCCGGGATCAGGTTCCCCAGGGGGCACCCGGAGTGGCAGAACGGGATGCCGCAGTCCATGCATCGACCCGCCTGCCGGGTCAGGTACGGACTGTCGGCCTCGCGCTTCTCGTAGACCTCCTTCCAGTCCGCGAGCCGGATCGGGACCGGTCGGGAGGTGGGGAGCTCGCGCTCCCGGGTCTTGAGGAATCCACGGGGATCAGCCACGAGCGGCCTCCAGGAGTTCTTCCCACACGCCGGGGGCGGAGGGATCACGGCCTTCGGTCTGCGCTTGTTCCAGGACATCGCGCATGCGGGCGTAGTCGGTGGGCAGGATGCGGGTGAAACGCGCCAGCGCTGCCGGAAGGTCGGCCAACAGTGCGTGCGCGGTCGGTGAGCCGGTCTCGGCGGCGTGCGTGCGCAGCAGCGCCGTGACCACCTCACGGTCGGCGGCGTCCAACGCGGACAACTGCAACTCCCCGGTGGACATCGCCGCGATGTTCATCAGGTCCTCGTCGAGGTCCAGCACATAGGCGGTGCCGCCGGACATCCCGGCCCCGACGTTCCGGCCGGTGCGGCCGAGGATCATCACGGTGCCACCGGTCATGTACTCCAGGGCGTGGTCGCCGGTGCCCTCCACGACCAGGGTGGCGCCGGAGTTACGCACCCCGAAGCGCTCCCCTGCCAGGCCCGAGAGGTAGACCTCCCCGGCCGTGGCGCCGTAGCCGACGACGTTGCCGGCGATCACGTTGGACCCAGCCTCGAAGCTGGCGACCTCGTCCGGGCGGACCACCACCCGACCACCGGACAGGCCCTTGCCGACGTAGTCGTTCGCATCGCCCCACAGCCGCAGCGTGATGCCCTGCGGCACGAAGGCCGCGAAGGACTGGCCTGCGGAGCCGGTGAGCGTGACCTGGATCGTGTCCGGTGCGAGGCCGGTGTCACCGTAGCGGCGCGCGACCTCGTGCCCGAGCATGGTGCCGACCGTGCGGTTGACGTTGCGCACGGGCAGGGAGATCTCCACGCGTTCACCCCGCTCGAGCGCCGGCTCCGCCTGCGCGATGAGCTGACGGTCCAGCGCCTTGTCCAGCCCGTGGTCCTGCTCACGCACCTTGGTGAGGCCGGAACCCGCAACCGGCTCGGGACGAGCGAGCACGTTCGCGAGGTCGATCCCCTTCGCCTTCCAGTGCTCCACCGCGTCGCTCGCATCCAGCACCTGGACCTGGCCGATCGCCTCCTCCAGGCTGCGGAACCCGAGCTCGGCGAGCAGTTCGCGCACCTCCTCGGCGATGTACTCGAAGAACGTCTCCACGAACTCCGGCTTACCGGTGAACCGCGCCCGCAGCTCGGGGTTCTGCGTGGCCACGCCCACCGGGCAGGTGTCCAGGTGGCACACCCGCATCATGATGCAGCCGGAGACCACCATCGGCGCCGTCGCGAAACCGTACTCCTCGGCGCCCATGAGCGCGGCGATGACGACATCGCGCCCGGTCTTGAGCTGCCCGTCCACCTGCACCGTGATGCGGTCGCGGAGGTTGTTCAGCACCAGGGTCTGCTGCGTCTCGGCGAGGCCGATCTCCCACGGGGTGCCGGCATGCTTCAGCGAGGTCAGCGGGCTGGCCCCGGTGCCGCCGTCGTGCCCCGAGATGAGCACGACATCGGCGTGGGCCTTGGACACGCCGGTGGCCACGGTCCCGACCCCGAACTCGCTCACGAGCTTCACATGGACCCGCGCCGCCGGGTTGGCGTTCTTCAGATCGTGGATCAGCTGCGCGAGGTCCTCGATGGAGTAGATGTCGTGGTGCGGCGGCGGCGAGATCAGGCCCACCCCCGGCGTGGAGTGCCGGGTCCGTGCCACCCACGGGTAGACCTTGTGCCCCGGGAGCTGCCCGCCCTCACCGGGCTTGGCGCCCTGGGCGAGCTTGATCTGCAGGTCGTCCGCGTTGGTCAGGTACTCCGCGGTCACCCCGAAGCGGCCCGAGGCGATCTGCTTCACCTTGCTGCGACGCTCCGGATCGTGCAGGCGCTCCGGGTTCTCGCCGCCCTCGCCGGTGTTGGAACGGGCACCGAGCCGGTTCATGGCGATCGCCAGCGTCTCGTGCGCCTCCTGGGAGATGGAGCCGTAGCTCATCGCCCCGGTGTTGAACCGGCTCACGATGTCCGCGACCGACTCCACCTCCTCGATCGGGATGCTCGGGCGGTCCGAGGCGAATCGCAGCAGACCACGCAGGGTCATGAGCCGCGCGGAGGTGTCGTTCACCCGGGAGGTGTAGGAGCGGAAGATGTCGTACCGGCGGGTACGCGTGGCGTGCTGCAGACGGAAGACGGTCTCCGGGTCGAACAGGTGCTCCTCGCCGTCGCGCCGCCACTGGTACTCACCGCCCACCTCGAGCTGCTCGTGCGGAGCGGGGTTGCCGCTGGCCGGGTAGGCGTCGGCATGCCGCTCGGCGACCTCCCTCGCGAGCACCTCCAGGCCCACGCCACCCACGCGTGAGGTGGTCCCCGTGAAGTACTTCGCCACGAGGTCCGGGGCCAGGCCCACCGCCTCGAACACCTGCGCGCCGCGGTAGGAGGAGATCGTGGAGATCCCCATCTTGCTCATGACCTTCAGCACGCCCTTGCCGAGGGCCTTGATGAGGTTCGCCACCGCCTGCTCAGGGCTGACCGAGACGTACCCCGTGCGGGCGAGCTCCTCGACGGACTCCATCGCGAGGTAGGGGTTGACGGCAGCCGCTCCGTACCCGATCAGGAGCGCCACGTGGTGCACCTCACGCACGTCACCCGCCTCGACCACCAGGGAGATCTGGGTGCGGGTGTGGTTGCGGATGGTGTGGTGGTGCACCGCCGAGAGCAGCAGCAGCGAGGGGATCGGCGCCATGTCGGCATCGGAGTCGCGATCCGAGAGCACCAGGAAACTCGCGCCGTTCGCGACCGCGCGGTCCACCTGCCGGCAGATCTCCTCCAACCGCTCGGCCAGGGCCTGCGCTCCCCCGGCCACCCGGTAGGTACCACGGACCACGACACTGCGGAACTTCCCGATCAGTTCCGGGTCGCGGTCCACCTTCACCACCTTGGCGAGCTGGTCGTTGTTCAGCACCGGGAAGGGCAGCACCAGCTTGCGGGCGTGCAGCGGCGTGTCCTCGAGCAGGTTCGGCTCGGGCCCGATCGCGCCACCGATCGAGGTGACCAACTCCTCGCGGATCGCGTCCAGCGGCGGATTGGTCACCTGCGCGAACATCTGCGTGAAGTAGTCGAACAGCAGCCGCGGGCGCTGGGAGAGCACCGCGATCGGGGTATCGCTGCCCATCGCGCCCAGAGGCTCGGCGCCGCTGGAGGCCATCGGGCTGAGCAGCACCCGCAACTCCTCCTGGGTGTACCCGAAGGTGCGCTGCCGGCGCAGCACGGAGGCGGCGGTGTGGCGCACGTGCTCGCGCGGCGGGAGTTGGTCCAGGGAGACCCGGTGCTCGGCGAGCCACGCGGCGTACGGGCGCTGGGCCGCGAGCGAGGCCTTGATCTCGTGGTTGGGCACGATCCGACCGGCGCCGGTGTCCACGAGGAACATCTGGCCCGGCTCGAGCCGGCCCTTGCTGACCACGGTCGCGGGGTCGAGCTCCAGGACACCCGCCTCGGAGGCGAGCACCACGAGGCCGTCCTCGGTGACCCAGTACCGACCGGGGCGCAACCCGTTGCGGTCTAGCACGGCACCGATCACCGTACCGTCGGTGAAGGTGAGGCACGCCGGACCGTCCCACGGCTCCATGAGGGTGGAGTGGTACTCGTAGAAGGCCCGCAGATCGGGATCCATGGTGGCGTGGTTCTCCCACGCCTCGGGGATCATCATCAGCACCGAGTGCGGCAGCGACCGCCCGCCCAGGTGCAGCAACTCCACGACCTCGTCGAAGGACTGGCTGTCGCTGGTGGCTGGGGTGACGACCGGCATCAGGGGCTCCAGCTCCCCCAGCGCGGTGCTGCGCAGCATGCCCTCCCGGGCCGCCATCCAGTTCCGGTTGCCCTTCACCGTGTTGATCTCGCCGTTGTGCGCGATCATCCGGAACGGCTGCGCGAGCGGCCAGGAGGGGAAGGTGTTGGTGGAGAACCGCGAGTGCACCAGGGCGAGCTCGCTGGCGTAGCGGGGGTCGGACAGGTCCGGGAAGAACGGCTCCAGCTGCGCCGTCGTCAGCATGCCCTTGTAGGACAGGGTGCGAGAGGAGAGCGAGGCGAAGTACACCGAGAGTTCGCGCTCCACGCGCTTACGCACCCGGTAGGTGCGCCGTTCCAGGTCCATCCCGGCCAGTGCGGCGTCCGGGTCGGCGATCACGAGCTGACGGAAGTGCGGCATCGTGGCGCGAGCACTCGGACCGACGAGCTCGGCGACCACCGGGACCTCACGCCACGCCAGGACCGCGAGACCTTCGGAGTCCACGATCGCGCCGATCTCCTCGATCGCCCGCGCACGAGCGTCCTCCTGCGCGGGCAGGAACGCCATCCCGATCGCGTAGCGACCCACGGGCGGCAGTTCCGCGTCGATCACATCGCGTAGGAAGGCGTCGGGGATCTGCGTCAGGATTCCCGCGCCGTCCCCGGTGTCCTCCTCCGCTCCCACGGCGCCACGGTGATCGAGATTGAGCAGGGCGGTCAGCCCGGCGTCCACGATGTCGCGACCTGGGGTGCCGCGCATGGTGGCCACGAAGGCGACACCGCAGGCGTCGTGCTCGGCGCTCGGGTCGTAGAGCCCCGTCGCCTCCGGCGCGCGGAGCGGAGCGCTGACCTCATGCGACCACTGCGTCGTACTGCTCATACGGGCGACCGTCCTCACTCCCCGGCACAACCGGGGGATCACGCCTGAATGTCCACGGGACGCCGTCGGCCCACAACACCTGCACTATACCCAGTGTTTACCCTGACGTCGTGCTCGGAGGGGCGCCGGTCCCTCGCTCGTCCGCCGCCGAGTCGACCTCGTTCTCGCCCTGGTTCTCGTCCTTGCTCTCACCCTCGTGTGGGGCGGCCGTGTCCGAACCCACGGACGCACCCTCGGGCTCAGACGCACCCTCGGGCTCACGGCCGGGGAGCCACACGGTCTCGTCCCGACCCGGGTGGCGTCGGGACAGGACCACGAACGTGACCACGGCCACGAGCCACACCAGGATCGAGGTCCACACGTTGAGCCGCAGTCCGAGGATGATCTGCGCCTCGTCCACCCGCAGCATCTCGATCCACACCCGCCCGGTGGTGTACAGCGCGACGTAGAGCCAGAACACCCGGCCGTGACCCAGCCGGAACCGGCGGTCCAGCCACAGCAGCACCGCGGCCGCCGCGAGATTCCAGAGGAGCTCGTACAGGAACGTGGGGTGGAACAAGGTGCCCACCGCGTAGCCGTCGGGTAGGTACCGCTCGTCGATCTGCAGACCCCACGGCAGGGTCGTCGCAGCGCCGAACAGCTCCTGGTTGAAGTAGTTGCCCATCCGCCCGATGCCCTGCGCCA
Protein-coding regions in this window:
- a CDS encoding ANTAR domain-containing response regulator, producing the protein MGKGRRVVVAEDEALIRMDVVETLADAGFDVVGEAGDGESAVKLATELKPDLVVMDVKMPVLDGISAAEQIGRDRIAPVVLLTAFSQTELVERARDAGAMAYVVKPFTQADLLPAIEIALHRHSEILALEDEVADLADRFETRKRVDRAKGLLMTRMGLSEPEAFRWIQKTSMDKRLTMREVADAVINQVGSDD
- the pyk gene encoding pyruvate kinase; translated protein: MRRAKIVCTLGPATASTEKIQELVDAGMDVARINRSHGSSQEHAEVIERVRDAAERAGRAVAILVDLQGPKIRLERFVEGGHELAVGDTFTITVRDVPGTKEIVGTTYKGLPGDCTPGDVLLIDDGKVSVRVTEVTETDVVTTVEVPGPVSNNKGINLPGVAVSVPAMSEKDVSDLRWALGLKADFIALSFVRSAKDYDDVAAIMAEEGYKAPVIAKVEKPQAVENLAEIVDAFDGIMVARGDLGVELPLERVPLVQKEAIALARRNAKPVIVATQVLESMIHSPRPTRAETSDCANAVLDGADAVMLSGETSVGDFPIECVRTMAKIIEATEKHGMERIASFAWTPHTRGGVITAAANEIGKTLAAKYLVTFTQSGDSARRMSRLRSELPLIAFTPDPRTRRRLALSWGVQSIVTPTVPHTDAMVAEVDRSLQGRDLAVPGDRVVVVSGAPVGRAGTTNLVQVHTIGDDTDRHQPTPAPAG
- a CDS encoding glutamate synthase subunit beta — protein: MADPRGFLKTRERELPTSRPVPIRLADWKEVYEKREADSPYLTRQAGRCMDCGIPFCHSGCPLGNLIPEWNDLVWRDQWHEASERLHATNNFPEFTGRICPAPCESSCVLGINQPAVTIKNIEVSIIDEAFDRGYVQPVIPERLTSSTIAVVGSGPAGLAAAQQLTRAGHTVVVYEKDDAVGGLLRYGVPDFKLEKRHIDRRIAQMEAEGTRFRTGVRIGEDMTWDELRTRFDAVIVATGASVARPLRVEGADLDGVVEAMTYLHQANEVVAGREVPDQIHAEGKHVIIIGGGDTGSDCLGTALRQGAASVTTLAIGYQPPLDRPEDQPWPTTPKVLEISSSHEEGGSREFLASTVHLHGQHGAVRSISVAETEYLADGRRVPKPGTERDLPADLVLIAMGFSGPETTTLTSQLGLEVGKRGSLAREESYATAVPGVYVAGDAGRGQSLIVWAIAEGRAAAAEVDRYLTGATDLPVPVRPADQGFTV
- the gltB gene encoding glutamate synthase large subunit, whose product is MSSTTQWSHEVSAPLRAPEATGLYDPSAEHDACGVAFVATMRGTPGRDIVDAGLTALLNLDHRGAVGAEEDTGDGAGILTQIPDAFLRDVIDAELPPVGRYAIGMAFLPAQEDARARAIEEIGAIVDSEGLAVLAWREVPVVAELVGPSARATMPHFRQLVIADPDAALAGMDLERRTYRVRKRVERELSVYFASLSSRTLSYKGMLTTAQLEPFFPDLSDPRYASELALVHSRFSTNTFPSWPLAQPFRMIAHNGEINTVKGNRNWMAAREGMLRSTALGELEPLMPVVTPATSDSQSFDEVVELLHLGGRSLPHSVLMMIPEAWENHATMDPDLRAFYEYHSTLMEPWDGPACLTFTDGTVIGAVLDRNGLRPGRYWVTEDGLVVLASEAGVLELDPATVVSKGRLEPGQMFLVDTGAGRIVPNHEIKASLAAQRPYAAWLAEHRVSLDQLPPREHVRHTAASVLRRQRTFGYTQEELRVLLSPMASSGAEPLGAMGSDTPIAVLSQRPRLLFDYFTQMFAQVTNPPLDAIREELVTSIGGAIGPEPNLLEDTPLHARKLVLPFPVLNNDQLAKVVKVDRDPELIGKFRSVVVRGTYRVAGGAQALAERLEEICRQVDRAVANGASFLVLSDRDSDADMAPIPSLLLLSAVHHHTIRNHTRTQISLVVEAGDVREVHHVALLIGYGAAAVNPYLAMESVEELARTGYVSVSPEQAVANLIKALGKGVLKVMSKMGISTISSYRGAQVFEAVGLAPDLVAKYFTGTTSRVGGVGLEVLAREVAERHADAYPASGNPAPHEQLEVGGEYQWRRDGEEHLFDPETVFRLQHATRTRRYDIFRSYTSRVNDTSARLMTLRGLLRFASDRPSIPIEEVESVADIVSRFNTGAMSYGSISQEAHETLAIAMNRLGARSNTGEGGENPERLHDPERRSKVKQIASGRFGVTAEYLTNADDLQIKLAQGAKPGEGGQLPGHKVYPWVARTRHSTPGVGLISPPPHHDIYSIEDLAQLIHDLKNANPAARVHVKLVSEFGVGTVATGVSKAHADVVLISGHDGGTGASPLTSLKHAGTPWEIGLAETQQTLVLNNLRDRITVQVDGQLKTGRDVVIAALMGAEEYGFATAPMVVSGCIMMRVCHLDTCPVGVATQNPELRARFTGKPEFVETFFEYIAEEVRELLAELGFRSLEEAIGQVQVLDASDAVEHWKAKGIDLANVLARPEPVAGSGLTKVREQDHGLDKALDRQLIAQAEPALERGERVEISLPVRNVNRTVGTMLGHEVARRYGDTGLAPDTIQVTLTGSAGQSFAAFVPQGITLRLWGDANDYVGKGLSGGRVVVRPDEVASFEAGSNVIAGNVVGYGATAGEVYLSGLAGERFGVRNSGATLVVEGTGDHALEYMTGGTVMILGRTGRNVGAGMSGGTAYVLDLDEDLMNIAAMSTGELQLSALDAADREVVTALLRTHAAETGSPTAHALLADLPAALARFTRILPTDYARMRDVLEQAQTEGRDPSAPGVWEELLEAARG
- the lgt gene encoding prolipoprotein diacylglyceryl transferase; this encodes MILADGIPSPSQSVWYLGPLPLRAYALFILAGGVIAYLMLRRRYAERGGDAEKVADITVWAVAFGIVGARLYHVFSSPDAYFGPNGNLALIPQIWLGGLGIWGAIAGGALGAWIGLRRAGLRMAPFADALAPGLLVAQGIGRMGNYFNQELFGAATTLPWGLQIDERYLPDGYAVGTLFHPTFLYELLWNLAAAAVLLWLDRRFRLGHGRVFWLYVALYTTGRVWIEMLRVDEAQIILGLRLNVWTSILVWLVAVVTFVVLSRRHPGRDETVWLPGREPEGASEPEGASVGSDTAAPHEGESKDENQGENEVDSAADERGTGAPPSTTSG